From Choloepus didactylus isolate mChoDid1 chromosome 19, mChoDid1.pri, whole genome shotgun sequence, one genomic window encodes:
- the LOC119515135 gene encoding abl interactor 1-like, which produces MSLDEEILSGKKALTESYQNLAQVADYCENNYIQATVKRKALEETKAYTTQSLASVAYQINALANNVLQLLDIQALQLRRMESSVNHISQTVDIHKEKVARREIGILTINKNTSRTHEIIAPANMECPVRYIQKPINYTVLDDVGCGVKHGNNQPARTCTLLRTNPPTQKPASPPMSCWGTLERNTPYKILEPVKPPTVPNDYMTSPARLGSQHRPGRTASLNQGPRTHSGRSGGSGGRENSGSSSIGIPIAMPIPSPPVVGLVADSPTPPPPPPPDDIPMFDDSPPPPPPPPVDYEDEEAAVVQDNDPYADGDSAWALKNYTEKVVAIHDYRKDKDDELSFREGAIIYIIKNDDGWHVKVTVTE; this is translated from the coding sequence ATGTCACTAGACGAGGAGATCCTGTCTGGCAAGAAGGCGCTGACAGAGAGTTATCAGAACCTGGCACAAGTGGCTGACTACTGTGAGAACAACTACATACAGGCTACAGTAAAGAGAAAAGCTTTAGAAGAGACCAAAGCCTACACAACTCAATCCCTAGCTAGTGTTGCTTATCAAATAAATGCACTGGCCAACAATGTCCTCCAGCTGCTGGACATCCAAGCCTTACAGCTTCGGAGAATGGAGTCTTCCGTCAATCATATCTCACAGACGGTGGACATTCATAAAGAGAAGGTGGCTCGAAGAGAGATTGGTATTttgacaataaataaaaatacatcaagAACTCACGAAATAATAGCACCTGCAAATATGGAGTGCCCTGTGAGGTATATCCAGAAACCTATCAACTATACAGTTTTGGATGATGTGGGCTGTGGTGTCAAGCATGGAAATAACCAGCCTGCAAGAACTTGCACACTGTTGAGAACAAATCCTCCTACTCAGAAACCAGCAAGTCCTCCCATGTCATGCTGGGGAACACTGGAACGGAATACTCCTTACAAAATCCTGGAACCTGTTAAACCCCCAACAGTTCCTAATGACTACATGACGAGTCCTGCTAGGCTTGGAAGTCAGCATCGTCCAGGCAGGACAGCCTCTTTAAATCAGGGACCAAGGACACACAGTGGACGTAGTGGAGGAAGTGGAGGTCGGGAGAACAGTGGAAGCAGCAGTATTGGCATTCCCATCGCCATGCCTATACCTTCCCCACCCGTGGTTGGACTGGTTGCTGATAGTCCAactccacccccaccacctccaccagaCGACATTCCCATGTTTGATGATTCTCCACCTCCGCCACCACCACCTCCAGTGGATTACGAAGATGAGGAGGCTGCAGTAGTTCAGGATAATGATCCATATGCAGATGGGGATTCTGCCTGGGCCCTTAAGAATTACACTGAGAAAGTTGTTGCAATACACGATTATAGAAAAGACAAGGATGATGAGCTGTCCTTTAGGGAGGGTGCCATCATTTACATTATCAAGAATGATGACGGCTGGCATGTGAAGGTGACTGTGACCGAGTGA